The following proteins are encoded in a genomic region of Flammeovirga pectinis:
- a CDS encoding rhomboid family intramembrane serine protease — protein sequence MNSFISDLKYTWNKPGSGLLRLIIINVVVYVCMSILMLVLKLSGFQEFYNLYIFDNVALPPSIYAVAYKPWTLITYFFVHSMSDFFHILFNMLVMYWFGVIFTEFLGDKKLVALYFLGGIAGGLAYIFMFNVVPFYKEQADMVSGLIGASACVYAIVVGAATIAPEYKINLLFVGPVRIKYLAAVYIFLSLIQSAGSNAGGEIAHLGGALMGFGYVSLLKKGTDLGKPLYAVTNFFGNIMNSKRKLKVVRGGKKGKAAAKAEKNVSHQPSQDSIDEILDKISVKGYEGLTQEEKEILFKASQRKH from the coding sequence ATGAACAGTTTTATCTCTGATTTAAAATATACATGGAATAAGCCAGGCAGTGGACTTTTAAGACTTATCATTATTAATGTAGTTGTTTATGTGTGTATGAGTATTCTGATGCTTGTTTTAAAGTTATCAGGGTTTCAGGAATTCTATAATTTATACATTTTTGATAACGTAGCTTTACCCCCAAGTATTTACGCTGTGGCCTATAAACCATGGACGTTAATAACTTATTTCTTCGTTCATAGTATGAGCGATTTTTTCCACATATTATTCAATATGTTGGTAATGTATTGGTTTGGGGTGATTTTTACAGAGTTCTTAGGAGATAAAAAACTAGTAGCTCTCTACTTCTTAGGTGGTATTGCTGGTGGTTTAGCCTACATATTTATGTTTAACGTTGTTCCTTTTTATAAAGAACAAGCAGATATGGTGAGTGGTTTAATTGGTGCGTCAGCATGTGTTTACGCTATTGTAGTAGGTGCCGCCACTATTGCTCCAGAATATAAAATAAACTTATTATTTGTTGGTCCTGTAAGAATAAAATACTTAGCAGCTGTTTACATCTTCTTATCTTTAATTCAATCTGCTGGTTCGAATGCAGGAGGAGAAATAGCTCATTTAGGAGGAGCATTAATGGGATTTGGATATGTATCGTTATTAAAGAAAGGTACAGATCTTGGCAAGCCATTGTATGCTGTCACAAATTTCTTCGGTAACATCATGAACTCGAAACGAAAATTAAAAGTTGTTCGTGGTGGTAAAAAAGGAAAAGCAGCAGCTAAGGCAGAGAAAAACGTTTCTCATCAACCATCACAAGATAGCATAGATGAAATTTTAGATAAAATATCTGTAAAAGGATACGAAGGGCTTACGCAAGAAGAAAAAGAGATTCTCTTTAAAGCAAGTCAACGTAAACATTAA
- a CDS encoding rhomboid family intramembrane serine protease, which translates to MGQNLTPYVKIILLINLAIFALCNLTSLPIVDLLGYHNINSEYFQIYQPITYMFVHESFAHIFGNMFALFVFGPMLENVLGSKRFLILYMVTGIGGGALYGITNYVEVHNMAVSAEQFITEQTPVNFLAFCQDHASQFLEHSQDLYNFAESTFPADPNNLGLQSEAVEFVRKLTITRMNIPMIGASGAIFGILFTFAFLFPNLKLMLLFPPIPVRAKYLVGLYILYETYQLWNQNPADNVAHLAHLGGALFAYFLMKHWKYKSYQ; encoded by the coding sequence ATGGGACAAAATTTAACGCCTTACGTCAAAATTATTTTATTAATAAACCTTGCAATTTTTGCATTGTGTAATCTGACAAGCTTACCAATTGTAGATTTATTAGGTTACCACAATATTAACTCAGAATATTTTCAGATATACCAGCCTATTACATACATGTTCGTGCATGAAAGCTTTGCACATATTTTTGGTAATATGTTTGCACTTTTTGTATTTGGACCAATGTTAGAGAATGTACTAGGGTCTAAAAGATTCCTAATTCTTTATATGGTTACTGGTATTGGTGGAGGGGCCTTATATGGTATTACTAATTATGTAGAAGTACATAATATGGCAGTATCGGCAGAGCAATTTATTACAGAGCAGACACCAGTTAATTTCTTAGCATTTTGCCAAGATCATGCTTCTCAGTTTTTAGAACACAGTCAAGATTTATACAATTTTGCAGAGAGTACTTTCCCTGCAGATCCTAATAATCTAGGATTACAATCAGAAGCAGTGGAGTTTGTTCGTAAATTAACAATCACCAGAATGAATATTCCAATGATTGGAGCTTCTGGAGCCATCTTTGGTATCCTCTTTACTTTTGCATTTTTATTTCCAAATTTAAAGTTGATGTTATTGTTTCCTCCAATTCCGGTTAGAGCAAAATATCTAGTAGGACTTTATATTTTATATGAGACATATCAACTTTGGAATCAAAATCCAGCAGATAATGTAGCTCATTTAGCCCATTTAGGAGGAGCATTATTTGCTTACTTCTTGATGAAACATTGGAAATACAAGAGTTATCAATAG
- the recJ gene encoding single-stranded-DNA-specific exonuclease RecJ, whose protein sequence is MEKVWKILPKANQDHVKELLKQPNVPKIIAELLVQRGVTTIPKARDYFRPTLEKLHDPFLMKDMDVAVARLTLAIEHGERILFFGDYDVDGTSSVALFMHFFREVYDNIDFYIPDKYTEGYGVSLRGVEYAAQTNCQLIISLDCGIMSHEAIDTSIHRNIDFIVCDHHQLGETVPKATAVLNPQRPDCNYPFKGLSGCGVGFKFLQGFCQKHGIDPTPLWQHLDLVVLGTACDVVPMADENRVIANEGIKYLRKSTKPGIIALFKVLNKEQADIQVQDLGYTFGPIINAAGRIAHAQMAAELLSTIDTKEAKELAEELNRLNQLRKNYDHTNTEEALEMAEQNKSAPALVLYNENWHKGVLGIVASRCAEKFGKPTVALTLSRDEVTGSARATSNFDIHKALTASSKFLDQFGGHTSAAGLSLKKENLSAFTDKFEEEVKNLTNGKNFVSELIVDLEVKLADLDLASATIINKMRPFGHENPLPLFIARNVKVATTPRILKDKHLKMQVFQVEGDQKIDAIAFSQADQLDVVMEGFFDILFRLDINEYRGNKTLQLNIKEISTSKK, encoded by the coding sequence ATGGAGAAAGTGTGGAAAATTTTACCCAAGGCTAATCAAGATCACGTTAAGGAGTTATTAAAACAACCTAATGTGCCAAAAATAATAGCAGAATTACTAGTGCAGAGGGGTGTTACAACAATTCCTAAAGCAAGAGATTATTTTCGTCCAACTTTAGAAAAATTGCATGATCCTTTCTTAATGAAAGATATGGATGTTGCTGTAGCAAGGTTAACACTTGCAATTGAACATGGCGAAAGAATTTTGTTTTTTGGTGATTATGATGTTGATGGAACTTCATCGGTAGCATTATTTATGCACTTTTTTAGAGAGGTATATGATAATATTGATTTTTATATACCAGATAAATATACAGAAGGTTATGGCGTTTCTTTACGAGGTGTTGAATATGCAGCACAGACTAATTGCCAACTGATAATATCTTTAGATTGTGGTATTATGAGTCATGAAGCAATAGATACATCAATCCATAGAAATATTGATTTTATTGTTTGTGACCATCATCAATTAGGAGAAACTGTACCAAAAGCAACTGCAGTATTAAACCCTCAACGTCCAGATTGTAATTATCCTTTTAAAGGTTTATCGGGTTGCGGTGTAGGGTTTAAGTTCTTACAAGGCTTTTGTCAAAAACATGGTATAGACCCAACACCTTTGTGGCAACATTTAGATTTAGTGGTTTTAGGTACTGCATGTGATGTAGTACCAATGGCCGATGAAAATAGAGTTATTGCAAACGAAGGAATTAAATACCTAAGAAAATCTACAAAGCCTGGTATAATAGCATTATTTAAAGTACTAAATAAAGAACAGGCCGATATTCAAGTACAAGATTTAGGGTATACTTTCGGGCCTATTATAAATGCAGCAGGTAGAATTGCTCATGCACAAATGGCAGCTGAGTTACTGTCTACAATAGATACTAAAGAAGCTAAAGAATTAGCTGAAGAGCTAAACCGTCTGAATCAGTTAAGAAAAAATTACGATCATACAAATACCGAAGAGGCATTAGAGATGGCAGAACAAAACAAATCTGCACCTGCTTTAGTATTATATAATGAGAATTGGCACAAAGGAGTACTTGGAATAGTTGCTTCTAGATGTGCAGAAAAATTTGGGAAGCCTACTGTAGCACTTACTTTATCAAGAGATGAAGTGACAGGATCGGCAAGAGCAACTTCAAATTTTGATATACACAAAGCATTAACAGCAAGCTCAAAATTTTTAGATCAGTTTGGAGGGCACACTTCAGCTGCAGGTTTGTCACTCAAAAAAGAAAATTTGTCAGCTTTTACAGACAAATTTGAGGAGGAAGTAAAGAATTTGACAAATGGAAAGAATTTTGTTTCTGAGCTTATTGTTGATTTGGAAGTAAAGCTAGCAGACTTAGATCTTGCTTCTGCAACAATAATAAATAAAATGAGACCTTTTGGACATGAAAACCCTTTACCTCTTTTTATAGCTAGAAATGTGAAAGTAGCTACGACGCCTAGAATTTTAAAAGATAAACATTTAAAAATGCAGGTGTTCCAAGTAGAAGGCGATCAAAAGATTGATGCAATAGCTTTTAGTCAAGCCGACCAATTGGATGTAGTAATGGAGGGATTTTTTGATATTTTATTCCGTTTGGATATAAATGAGTATCGTGGAAATAAAACACTCCAATTAAACATAAAAGAAATTAGTACTTCTAAAAAGTAG
- a CDS encoding DUF423 domain-containing protein has product MSRNIIIIGAIFCALAVGIGAFGAHGLKSILLENGRLETFETGVKYHFYHGLGLLILGALAHRIDKGWLKWAAVFMVVGIFIFSGSLYILSITGITWLGAITPIGGVGFIAAWIALACGVKKDSN; this is encoded by the coding sequence ATGAGTAGAAATATAATTATTATTGGTGCAATTTTTTGTGCTTTAGCAGTAGGTATTGGTGCATTTGGAGCACATGGGTTAAAGTCAATTTTATTAGAAAACGGAAGATTAGAAACTTTTGAAACTGGTGTAAAATATCATTTTTACCATGGTTTAGGTTTACTGATCTTAGGTGCTTTAGCTCATCGTATAGATAAAGGTTGGTTAAAATGGGCTGCCGTTTTTATGGTTGTGGGTATTTTTATCTTCTCAGGTAGTTTGTATATTCTATCAATAACTGGAATTACATGGTTAGGAGCCATTACTCCAATTGGAGGAGTTGGTTTTATTGCAGCATGGATTGCTTTGGCTTGTGGTGTGAAAAAAGATAGTAATTAA
- a CDS encoding NAD(P)H-dependent flavin oxidoreductase has translation MWYACILLLTNSTPINSTMEKISTPLTEMLGIKYPIIMAPMFLVSTAEMLIAAAESGITGAVPALNYRTDKDFRAAIHQIRKGTKGPFGVNLIANKSNVRMMEQLNTCVELRVDYIITSLGSPRKIIEKCKPVGIKVFCDVVDIKYAKIVEELGADAVIAVNKEAGGHAGPTPANELIPSLVEACTIPVISAGGVGNGNQMKNKIDLGAVGISMGSPFIATNEGGVNNAYKQACVDYGAKDIVMTTKLSGTPCTVINTPYMQEIGTKQNWLESLLNKNKTLKKFAKMLTFYKGMKMLEKSAFGATYKSVWCAGPSIEYVKSIRSVKEVVDSLIEEYHLESEKVEVKS, from the coding sequence ATATGGTATGCATGCATACTATTATTAACCAACTCAACACCAATAAATAGCACTATGGAAAAAATTTCCACACCACTAACCGAGATGTTAGGTATAAAATACCCTATCATCATGGCACCAATGTTTCTTGTATCAACTGCCGAAATGCTTATTGCAGCAGCAGAAAGTGGTATAACAGGAGCAGTTCCAGCCTTAAACTACCGTACAGATAAAGACTTTAGAGCGGCAATACACCAAATCCGAAAAGGAACAAAAGGTCCATTTGGCGTAAATTTGATTGCTAATAAATCAAATGTACGAATGATGGAACAACTCAATACATGTGTTGAACTTAGGGTAGATTACATAATTACTTCTTTAGGTTCTCCAAGAAAAATTATAGAAAAGTGTAAACCTGTAGGTATTAAAGTTTTCTGTGATGTTGTGGATATTAAATATGCTAAAATTGTAGAAGAGTTAGGAGCAGATGCAGTAATTGCTGTAAATAAAGAAGCAGGAGGGCATGCTGGTCCAACACCTGCAAACGAGCTAATTCCATCTTTAGTAGAAGCTTGTACTATTCCAGTTATTTCTGCTGGTGGGGTAGGTAATGGAAATCAAATGAAAAATAAAATAGATTTAGGAGCTGTAGGGATTTCAATGGGAAGCCCATTTATTGCAACTAATGAAGGCGGAGTTAATAATGCCTATAAACAAGCATGTGTAGATTACGGTGCTAAAGATATTGTAATGACTACAAAACTTTCTGGAACACCTTGTACGGTTATAAATACACCTTACATGCAGGAAATAGGTACTAAGCAAAATTGGTTAGAGTCTTTACTAAATAAAAATAAGACACTAAAGAAGTTTGCAAAAATGCTAACATTCTATAAAGGCATGAAAATGTTGGAAAAATCTGCATTTGGAGCTACCTATAAATCTGTTTGGTGTGCAGGCCCTTCTATAGAATATGTAAAATCGATTCGTTCAGTTAAAGAAGTTGTAGATTCTTTAATAGAAGAATACCATTTAGAAAGTGAGAAAGTAGAAGTTAAGAGTTAA
- a CDS encoding ATP-binding cassette domain-containing protein — protein MLKLNDISISFGEKQVLKNISLEIQTSEILGVLGNNGVGKTTLFEIIAQWKRDFSGELFLNDKKLQRKDVVYLEAKPQFYSKITGKEHLDLFKVKYPNFDYEEWNNVFQLPLNDLVDHYSTGMKKRLALMMLLSSDSPIILLDEPFIGLDVEASLDLDKIILSLKEKGKIILIASHTISSLQKLCDRIYHFAGGEIANVFHKDAFDTLDNYAEDFFKNDHQKTLDKLL, from the coding sequence ATGCTAAAGCTTAATGATATATCAATTTCCTTTGGGGAAAAGCAAGTTCTTAAAAATATTTCGTTAGAAATTCAAACTAGTGAAATACTCGGTGTTCTTGGCAATAACGGTGTAGGTAAAACAACTTTATTCGAAATTATAGCCCAGTGGAAAAGAGATTTTTCTGGAGAATTATTTCTGAATGATAAGAAATTGCAAAGAAAAGATGTTGTGTATCTAGAAGCAAAACCACAATTTTATTCTAAAATAACAGGAAAAGAACACTTAGATTTATTTAAAGTAAAGTACCCAAATTTTGATTATGAGGAATGGAATAATGTTTTTCAACTCCCTCTAAATGATTTGGTAGATCATTACTCAACAGGAATGAAAAAACGACTAGCATTAATGATGTTACTCAGTTCAGATTCTCCTATTATTTTATTAGACGAACCTTTTATTGGTTTAGATGTTGAAGCATCTTTAGACCTAGATAAAATTATTTTATCATTGAAAGAAAAAGGAAAAATTATTCTGATTGCTTCTCATACTATTAGCTCTTTACAAAAGTTATGTGATAGAATTTATCACTTTGCAGGTGGAGAAATTGCGAATGTATTTCATAAAGATGCGTTTGATACACTAGATAATTATGCGGAAGATTTCTTTAAGAACGATCATCAAAAAACATTAGATAAACTTTTATAG
- a CDS encoding AsmA-like C-terminal region-containing protein encodes MKDQTPIGKKALKLVGYLIGTIVLISLLAVLLFYANRDKIKAKVIEVVNQEQNGDLQIGQIGIAPFEDFPNFTLQLEDIVYHEKKPALRQEEDKPIAALGNFFVSINIVKLIGGNVHVGAVKLEDGEVNLRAYKDSTINIINALGIDLSDTTKVDEPADTTKKAPPAFALQLDEFTLKNIKITAYNGLTEVGTGMQIHQITTSLGYNKDEIKNHLLVNVELLGILKDEKILWPNKHLELTSDLRFDRKKKFINIDTCDMSIEGAEFSLSGTADIPNEMFLDLDIHASQKDLNIINLIANGKLDVEKLKANYSSTLGGLEFDAKIIGKSAATLPKVMADVKLDKFTLKSLKTPYAIQDFSFEAHLNTGDSTDFSQLTFDLNKFNLETTNGFMRGKLGVSNGIKQPHLDLQWEADMELDNLNDLLTNVPIDSLRGRLEFQADIEYDIDIEKRKFLNVKNAEQKIALKLKDIALRHTETGISPREINGIFYIWDNHLGVRNLSAKVDGSDFKFNGNIDNLLFYALGYNTDIVADIKLESKNLLVKELLQYTDSANADLADNLHDIIIDFTLNTTTKGLNDYKLLPYGTLKINNLQTHFDKFQPIHNVKGVMGITKKHLGIKRLSGNIGKSDFTFVGGFEDYDGLFYKDSTITIKSGFNIKSNSMRVVDFFTYGDSLLVPKSFENEKMNNFQISGGVDIVNQELFSGKKVPNFRLWMKGLKWRLSISPLLFRNFKFEVVKKDNDIYLNDFTGKVGQSDMTFNAQLYNVTDSTRKNFNGKFQVDAKMLNFNEILKLVVPEESYAESSASRAETIEEEEPVDIFAIKYPNLELDVKVKRMKLMEMDIKNFKGKVRTSSDQTISLDKVKVRLGDIGGMELSGLANLQDPKNVILDGSATLKNVDLSQVDINVEYEDDVINVSKNFNGILNSTMTAKAHIKDNLSIDISKTTAEINMTLEDGRIMDFAPLSAMATYFGNKDMNNIRFDKIENNFTVKDGVFYIPRMDISSTIGQLYISGEQHLDMNMAYMVEVPFKLVRSVAWNTLTGGGKKKKEGEEDEIQKDEGGKYVAVRIEGNIDDYSIKLGKGKKNKKDKKGK; translated from the coding sequence GTGAAAGATCAAACTCCAATCGGGAAAAAAGCATTAAAATTAGTAGGCTATTTGATAGGCACAATTGTGCTTATTTCTTTATTAGCCGTGCTCCTTTTTTATGCCAATAGAGATAAAATTAAAGCAAAAGTAATTGAGGTAGTTAACCAAGAACAAAATGGCGATTTACAAATTGGTCAGATTGGTATAGCCCCTTTTGAAGACTTCCCCAATTTTACATTACAGCTTGAAGATATTGTCTACCATGAGAAAAAACCAGCTTTAAGGCAAGAAGAAGATAAACCAATTGCTGCACTTGGAAATTTCTTTGTTTCTATAAATATCGTAAAACTAATTGGTGGTAATGTGCATGTTGGTGCCGTAAAATTAGAAGATGGAGAAGTTAATCTAAGAGCTTATAAAGATAGTACCATAAATATTATTAATGCTCTCGGTATAGACCTTTCCGATACTACTAAAGTAGATGAACCTGCTGATACTACTAAAAAAGCACCTCCAGCATTTGCTTTACAATTAGATGAATTTACTTTAAAAAACATCAAAATAACGGCTTATAATGGATTAACCGAAGTTGGTACAGGTATGCAAATACATCAGATTACAACTTCTTTAGGTTATAATAAAGATGAAATTAAGAATCACTTACTTGTAAATGTTGAATTACTAGGTATTCTTAAAGATGAAAAAATTCTATGGCCTAACAAGCATCTTGAATTAACTTCTGACCTACGTTTCGATCGTAAGAAAAAATTCATCAATATAGATACTTGTGATATGAGTATTGAAGGTGCTGAATTTTCACTTTCAGGAACAGCTGATATTCCTAATGAAATGTTCCTAGATTTAGATATTCACGCATCGCAAAAAGATCTAAATATTATCAACCTTATTGCCAACGGAAAGCTTGATGTTGAAAAATTAAAAGCAAATTATTCTAGTACGTTAGGTGGGTTAGAATTTGATGCTAAAATAATTGGTAAATCTGCAGCTACTCTACCAAAGGTTATGGCTGATGTAAAACTGGATAAATTCACTTTAAAAAGTTTAAAAACACCTTATGCTATTCAAGATTTTAGTTTTGAAGCACATTTAAATACAGGTGATTCTACAGATTTTTCTCAACTTACTTTTGATTTAAATAAATTCAATCTTGAAACCACTAACGGTTTCATGAGGGGTAAATTGGGTGTTTCTAATGGTATTAAGCAACCTCATTTAGACTTACAATGGGAAGCAGATATGGAATTAGATAACCTTAATGATCTTCTCACAAACGTTCCTATTGATAGTTTAAGAGGTAGATTAGAGTTTCAGGCAGACATAGAATATGATATTGACATTGAGAAACGTAAGTTCTTAAATGTGAAAAATGCCGAACAAAAAATTGCTTTAAAATTAAAAGATATTGCACTTAGACATACTGAAACAGGTATTAGCCCAAGAGAGATAAATGGTATTTTTTATATCTGGGATAATCATTTAGGTGTGAGAAATTTAAGTGCTAAAGTTGATGGTAGTGATTTTAAATTTAATGGTAATATTGATAATCTTCTGTTTTACGCTTTGGGTTACAACACAGATATTGTTGCTGATATTAAACTAGAATCTAAAAATTTATTGGTGAAAGAATTACTTCAATATACTGATTCTGCCAATGCTGATCTTGCTGATAATCTTCATGATATTATCATTGATTTCACCTTAAACACCACTACTAAAGGCCTAAATGATTATAAATTATTGCCTTACGGTACATTAAAAATCAATAACCTTCAAACACATTTTGATAAGTTTCAACCTATTCATAATGTAAAAGGTGTAATGGGAATTACTAAAAAACATCTAGGTATTAAAAGGTTAAGTGGTAATATTGGAAAAAGTGATTTTACATTTGTGGGTGGCTTTGAAGATTATGATGGTCTCTTTTATAAAGATTCTACAATTACTATAAAATCTGGTTTTAATATTAAATCAAATTCTATGCGTGTAGTAGATTTCTTTACCTATGGAGATTCACTACTTGTTCCTAAATCATTTGAGAATGAAAAAATGAACAACTTCCAGATTTCTGGAGGAGTAGATATAGTAAACCAAGAATTATTCTCAGGTAAAAAAGTACCAAACTTTAGACTTTGGATGAAAGGTTTAAAATGGAGATTAAGTATATCACCTTTACTATTTAGAAACTTTAAATTTGAGGTTGTTAAAAAGGATAACGATATCTACCTAAATGATTTTACTGGCAAAGTTGGACAAAGTGATATGACTTTCAACGCACAACTTTACAATGTGACTGATAGTACTAGAAAGAACTTTAACGGTAAATTCCAAGTAGACGCGAAGATGCTTAACTTTAATGAGATACTAAAATTAGTAGTTCCTGAAGAGAGTTATGCAGAATCGTCTGCTTCTAGAGCCGAAACTATCGAAGAAGAAGAACCCGTTGATATTTTTGCTATCAAATACCCAAATCTTGAACTTGATGTAAAAGTAAAACGAATGAAATTGATGGAAATGGACATCAAGAATTTTAAAGGTAAAGTAAGAACATCCTCAGATCAAACCATCAGTTTAGATAAAGTTAAAGTCCGTTTAGGTGATATTGGCGGAATGGAGCTTTCTGGTTTAGCTAATCTTCAAGATCCTAAAAATGTAATTCTCGATGGTAGTGCTACATTGAAAAATGTTGACTTATCACAAGTAGATATTAATGTTGAATATGAAGATGATGTTATTAATGTATCTAAGAATTTTAATGGTATTCTTAATTCTACAATGACAGCTAAAGCACATATTAAAGACAATTTGAGTATTGATATTTCTAAAACAACTGCCGAAATAAATATGACTTTAGAAGATGGTCGTATTATGGATTTTGCTCCATTAAGTGCAATGGCAACTTATTTTGGTAATAAAGACATGAACAATATCCGTTTTGATAAAATTGAGAATAATTTTACCGTAAAAGATGGTGTCTTCTATATTCCTAGAATGGATATTAGCTCTACAATTGGTCAGTTATATATTTCTGGAGAACAACACCTAGACATGAATATGGCATACATGGTAGAAGTTCCTTTTAAACTTGTTCGTTCTGTAGCTTGGAATACCTTAACTGGTGGAGGCAAAAAGAAAAAAGAAGGAGAAGAGGATGAAATTCAGAAAGATGAAGGAGGAAAATATGTTGCCGTTAGAATTGAAGGTAACATAGATGATTATAGTATTAAACTAGGTAAAGGGAAGAAAAATAAGAAAGATAAAAAAGGTAAATAA
- a CDS encoding arylsulfatase: MKRKIQLLSKLLLCTLLFTSTIEAKNKKPNFLIMWGDDIGMYNLSTWNNGMMGYSTPNIDKIANEGMKFTDYYGEQSCTAGRSSFVTGQSGLRTGMTKVGLPGANKGLTDDTPTIAELLKAEGYATGQFGKNHFGDRDVDLPTNHGFDEFYGNLYHLNAEEEPESPYYPKDPEFKKKFGPRGVIHSYADGRISDTGPLTKKRMETIDNEILDATKVFIKSQVSTDKPFFVWFNTTRMHFKTHITKEEAGKTGQGFYADAMQAHDSVIGELLDFIEDLGIEENTFVMYSTDNGPHYNTFPDAAVTPFRGEKNTNWEGAYRVPCLVKYPGHIQEGKISNDMISHLDWVPTILHYAGNDHIKKDLLKGGVKASGKEFKAHLDGYDMVAHLAGKEESPRKQFLYFSDDADLTGIRMGDWKVVFMEQRAHTMQVWTEPFIPLRIPKIFNLRMDPYERADLESNGYWNWYVDIVPYIYMAQDEVSQFLQTLITYPPKQKAASFSVDQIVEMMMEQTESSSKSHN, from the coding sequence ATGAAAAGAAAAATACAGTTATTATCAAAGTTGCTACTTTGTACTTTACTTTTTACTTCAACTATAGAGGCAAAAAATAAGAAGCCTAATTTCTTAATTATGTGGGGTGATGACATAGGAATGTACAATCTTTCTACATGGAATAATGGCATGATGGGGTACTCTACTCCAAATATTGATAAAATTGCAAACGAAGGAATGAAGTTTACTGATTACTATGGTGAACAATCTTGTACGGCTGGTAGATCATCTTTTGTTACTGGACAATCTGGTTTAAGAACAGGTATGACTAAGGTTGGCCTTCCTGGAGCAAATAAGGGTTTAACAGACGATACACCAACTATTGCAGAGCTATTAAAAGCGGAGGGTTATGCGACAGGGCAGTTTGGTAAAAATCATTTTGGAGACAGAGATGTAGATTTGCCTACAAACCATGGATTTGATGAGTTTTATGGTAATCTGTACCATTTAAATGCAGAAGAAGAACCAGAATCTCCATATTATCCTAAAGACCCCGAATTCAAGAAGAAATTTGGACCAAGAGGTGTTATTCATTCTTATGCAGATGGTCGTATTTCTGATACAGGCCCTCTTACAAAAAAGAGAATGGAAACTATAGATAATGAAATTTTAGACGCAACTAAAGTATTTATTAAAAGCCAAGTTTCTACCGATAAACCCTTCTTTGTATGGTTTAATACAACAAGAATGCACTTTAAAACGCATATCACTAAAGAAGAAGCAGGAAAGACGGGACAGGGTTTTTATGCGGATGCCATGCAAGCGCATGATAGTGTTATTGGTGAGTTGTTAGATTTTATAGAAGATCTTGGTATAGAAGAAAATACATTTGTAATGTATTCTACTGATAACGGACCACATTATAATACATTTCCAGATGCTGCAGTTACACCTTTTAGAGGTGAAAAAAATACCAACTGGGAAGGTGCTTATAGAGTTCCTTGTTTAGTAAAGTACCCAGGTCATATTCAAGAAGGGAAAATATCTAACGACATGATTTCTCATTTAGATTGGGTACCAACTATTTTACATTATGCAGGAAACGACCATATTAAAAAAGATCTTTTAAAAGGTGGTGTAAAAGCAAGTGGCAAAGAGTTTAAAGCCCATTTAGATGGCTACGATATGGTAGCGCATTTAGCTGGTAAAGAAGAGTCGCCTAGAAAACAATTTTTATATTTCTCTGACGATGCAGACTTAACGGGTATCAGAATGGGAGATTGGAAAGTAGTATTTATGGAACAAAGAGCACATACAATGCAAGTATGGACTGAGCCATTTATTCCACTTAGAATACCTAAAATATTTAATTTAAGAATGGATCCTTATGAAAGAGCTGATTTAGAATCTAATGGATATTGGAATTGGTACGTAGATATTGTACCGTATATCTATATGGCTCAAGATGAGGTTTCTCAATTCTTACAGACATTGATTACTTATCCTCCTAAACAGAAAGCAGCCTCTTTCTCCGTTGACCAAATTGTTGAGATGATGATGGAACAAACAGAATCATCTAGCAAAAGTCATAATTAA